From Paenibacillus graminis, a single genomic window includes:
- a CDS encoding ABC transporter substrate-binding protein produces MKKKSWLAGITSLVLLTGLLAGCSGNGNGNSNSSASNNESAGKNASGSSKGTVTLKMWGGVPPESGPQEVIDNWNKAHPEIQVEYVRFVNDDDGNLKLDTAMITGQDVDLYVNYTVSHAAKRVESNLALDLSKFTDYNIDEKMGSDAEGWKIDGKYYGVPTTKSAFFIALNKDALDAAGLPVPKDWTWDELREYAKKLKVGDKYGFIQNMEPFVDPIDSVLSQEGYTKADGTSNLNHPLVREWLETLNGMMQEDKTTPPLGEQLTSKMPVEQVFLSGEVPMLNIGAWLLRSSNNFTDFPRDFKIAFAQVPRLADSADQYVTRGGLGDYISINANSKKQEAAWEFLKWYSDGGMAPMAAGGRLPASKDANQDDALNSLLGDKRDTYDLDSLMYVMFDDKTPTYVRSLPQEVMDLRSQEYEKYFLGSQSLDQTLDAMAARHDSYLKQNK; encoded by the coding sequence TTGAAAAAGAAATCATGGCTTGCGGGGATCACATCACTCGTTCTTCTCACAGGGCTGCTGGCAGGATGTTCCGGCAACGGTAACGGAAATAGCAACTCATCTGCTTCCAATAATGAAAGCGCTGGCAAAAATGCTTCCGGATCATCCAAGGGTACGGTTACGCTGAAAATGTGGGGCGGCGTACCGCCGGAATCAGGTCCGCAAGAGGTGATCGACAATTGGAATAAGGCGCATCCCGAGATTCAGGTGGAATACGTCCGCTTCGTCAATGATGATGACGGAAATCTCAAGCTCGACACGGCCATGATTACCGGGCAGGATGTAGATTTATACGTGAACTATACGGTCTCCCATGCGGCCAAACGGGTAGAATCCAATCTGGCGCTCGACCTCAGCAAATTCACGGATTACAATATTGATGAAAAAATGGGCAGTGACGCGGAAGGCTGGAAGATAGACGGTAAATATTACGGTGTTCCCACGACAAAAAGCGCGTTCTTCATTGCTCTGAACAAAGATGCCCTTGACGCTGCGGGCCTGCCGGTCCCGAAGGACTGGACCTGGGATGAGCTGCGTGAATACGCGAAAAAGCTGAAGGTAGGCGACAAATACGGATTCATTCAGAATATGGAACCGTTCGTGGACCCTATTGATTCTGTGCTGTCGCAGGAGGGCTACACCAAAGCCGACGGCACTTCAAATCTGAATCATCCGCTCGTCCGGGAATGGTTGGAAACGCTGAATGGAATGATGCAGGAGGATAAGACCACCCCGCCGCTGGGAGAACAATTGACTTCCAAAATGCCCGTTGAACAGGTATTCCTGAGCGGTGAAGTGCCTATGCTTAACATCGGGGCCTGGCTGCTGCGCAGCTCGAACAATTTCACAGATTTCCCGCGCGATTTCAAGATTGCCTTTGCCCAGGTTCCCCGGCTTGCAGACAGTGCAGACCAATATGTGACCCGCGGAGGGCTGGGAGATTACATCTCCATTAACGCCAATTCCAAAAAACAAGAGGCAGCCTGGGAATTCCTGAAATGGTACTCTGACGGGGGGATGGCCCCAATGGCTGCAGGGGGAAGACTCCCGGCCTCTAAGGATGCGAACCAGGACGATGCCCTGAACAGCCTCCTCGGTGATAAACGCGATACCTATGACCTGGATTCACTCATGTATGTCATGTTCGACGACAAGACGCCAACTTATGTGCGCAGTCTGCCGCAGGAAGTCATGGATCTGCGTTCCCAAGAGTATGAGAAATACTTCCTTGGTTCACAGTCGCTGGATCAGACCCTTGATGCCATGGCGGCCCGGCATGATAGTTATTTGAAGCAAAACAAATAA
- a CDS encoding GntR family transcriptional regulator: MSQFVYKQIIDDLKMKIFAGQFADMRLPDERSLSDTYQVSRSSVKRALMKMENSGIIFKKRGSGTFINPLYIKNESIFNYEGSNLGVTDNFQMHGKKPKVKVLDFEVIRPTEELQRDLFLQPHDFVYKIIRLRLFDDEPFMIETGYIPIKIVQNLDQTIIEGSIFHYLEESRNLAVTKSFLSIFAEPSGTHDQELLHLQANEPVGIMEGIFFLDNGTPFEFSHMRFHYKYLKFNTFVSVQ, translated from the coding sequence ATGAGCCAATTTGTCTACAAGCAAATTATTGATGACCTCAAAATGAAGATCTTTGCGGGACAGTTTGCCGATATGAGGTTGCCGGATGAGCGCAGCCTTAGCGACACATACCAGGTGAGCCGCAGTTCGGTCAAACGTGCGCTGATGAAGATGGAGAATTCGGGAATTATTTTTAAAAAACGGGGTTCAGGCACCTTTATCAACCCGTTATACATAAAAAATGAATCGATCTTTAACTACGAGGGCTCCAATCTGGGGGTTACGGACAACTTTCAGATGCACGGCAAAAAGCCTAAGGTTAAAGTGCTGGATTTCGAAGTCATTCGGCCTACGGAAGAGCTGCAGCGGGATTTGTTCCTGCAGCCCCATGATTTTGTATACAAAATTATCCGCCTGCGCCTGTTCGATGACGAGCCGTTTATGATTGAAACAGGCTACATTCCCATCAAAATTGTCCAAAATCTGGACCAGACGATTATCGAAGGTTCGATCTTTCATTATTTGGAGGAGTCGCGGAATCTGGCGGTGACCAAATCCTTTTTATCTATTTTTGCCGAACCGTCCGGGACCCATGATCAGGAGCTGCTCCATCTGCAGGCAAATGAACCTGTGGGGATTATGGAGGGAATATTCTTCCTGGACAATGGCACGCCCTTCGAATTTTCGCATATGCGGTTCCACTATAAATATTTGAAGTTCAACACGTTTGTATCAGTTCAATAA